The Micavibrio sp. TMED2 genome has a window encoding:
- a CDS encoding TetR family transcriptional regulator, giving the protein MMKTRRRGAELEEALLEAAWQELEERGYAGLTMENVATRAGTSRPVIARRWRSKAELTIATLRHQIQKRQIVIADQGDLRTELLDYLAQASKRITEITALFSLFSSEFFSETSTTPQDLRNAMVGNRPTIAGPILERAVARGEIDAGKLKPPFIDLLANLFRGYAVMNFAPPPPGLQESWVDDIFLPLVRSKTI; this is encoded by the coding sequence ATAATGAAAACACGTCGCCGCGGGGCCGAGCTTGAGGAAGCACTGCTGGAAGCAGCCTGGCAGGAGTTGGAGGAACGGGGGTATGCCGGGCTGACCATGGAAAATGTCGCCACACGGGCAGGCACCAGCCGCCCCGTCATCGCCCGTCGATGGCGCAGCAAGGCCGAGCTGACCATTGCCACCCTGCGTCATCAGATCCAGAAGCGGCAGATTGTCATTGCTGATCAGGGTGATTTGCGCACCGAACTGCTCGACTATCTGGCGCAGGCATCAAAACGCATCACTGAAATCACGGCCCTATTCAGCCTGTTCTCCAGTGAGTTTTTCAGCGAAACCTCAACCACGCCGCAGGATTTGCGCAATGCAATGGTCGGTAATCGGCCAACCATTGCAGGTCCGATTCTGGAGCGCGCAGTTGCGCGTGGCGAGATAGATGCCGGCAAGCTCAAGCCACCATTTATTGACCTTCTGGCCAATTTGTTCCGCGGATATGCCGTAATGAATTTCGCCCCACCACCACCCGGCCTGCAGGAAAGCTGGGTCGATGACATCTTCCTGCCGCTTGTAAGATCGAAAACGATCTAG